One Drosophila subobscura isolate 14011-0131.10 chromosome U, UCBerk_Dsub_1.0, whole genome shotgun sequence DNA window includes the following coding sequences:
- the LOC117902630 gene encoding uncharacterized protein LOC117902630 — protein sequence MYQTCAVFQTLLLALCLAFSLKTGQCLKQKYFVKSSVCEIPYINPFAADTMKDFQKRTYRECHNDSDLVTSEFDFKLNQYRLHLHENLARRMLNGSTGNATLECKYQKISRDRIDEKPDNSYSEFKSRPLPDNLLVPKHTDFMITKCYVKDQKKQLKLLQTDGLTFIEEHLQHEDQKRDYAQQQQQKPTPSVLMLGLDSTSRMNLRRAMPQVYKYVSQPGWFELQGYNKVGDNTFPNLLAVLAGHSPNTLSKKCNVSKIGCLDRVPFIWKRFKRSNYTTAFAEDCKGINTFNYLLPGFQVQPVDYYLRPFLVAIESKFPVTKNFGFPFCVGRRLSFDYVWDFGRQFAERFVKNRNIFGFLWSNSFTHDYYTATTALEQLFLKHLHSFEATGLFERSIVILMSDHGHRYNTLRQAASGYYEERLPMMFIYVPPWFRQQYPHLVDNLRKNRNRLSSSYDLHMTLQHLLQLESTSLADFAMKHRSVACPSCQSLLFELPFNRSCQQAGIDEKWCCCHATKTLKKNGFVRTLALAVVRRMNDHLVMRNFSHICHNFTLTHVHKIVRRLEQPADDNSLEEDETVYILQFWTFPNQPRFESTVRWNHRKHKLHMDVEDLSRLSSYNEDSNCINDKIAKKYCICKDSIRTIIRTLKGTTKPTTPRKIVNKDMDIFLG from the exons ATGTATCAGACATGTGCAGTGTTTCAAACGCTGCTTCTTGCGCTATGCCTTGCTTTCTCGCTCAAAACTGGTCAATGCCTCAAGCAAAAATACTTTGTAAAGAGTTCTGTCTGCGAAATACCCTACATTAATCCGTTTGCCGCCGATACCATGAAGGACTTTCAAAAGCGCACTTACAGGGAGTGCCACAATGACAGTGATCTGGTCACGAGTGAATTTgactttaaattaaatcaatatcGCCTTCATTTACACGAGAATTTGGCTAGACGTATGCTAAATGGATCAACGGGCAATGCTACACTGGAATGCAAATATCAAAAGATTAGCAGAGATCGAATTGATGAGAAACCCGACAATAGCTACAG tGAGTTTAAGAGCCGTCCTCTTCCAGATAATCTTTTGGTGCCCAAGCACACAGACTTTATGATCACCAAATGCTACGTAAAGGACCAGAAAAAACAGCTGAAACTGCTGCAAACAGATGGCCTGACATTCATTGAAGAACATCTGCAGCACGAGGATCAAAAGAGGGACTAtgcccaacagcaacagcagaaacccACGCCGAGTGTTTTAATGCTGGGTCTGGACTCCACTTCACGCATGAATCTGCGTCGAGCCATGCCCCAGGTCTATAAATATGTGAGTCAACCGGGATGGTTTGAGCTGCAAGGCTACAACAAGGTGGGCGACAACACATTTCCCAATCTGTTGGCTGTGCTGGCGGGACACTCTCCCAATACTCTGTCGAAGAAGTGCAACGTGTCGAAGATTGGCTGCCTGGACCGTGTGCCCTTCATTTGGAAGAGATTCAAGAGGTCAAACTACACGACAGCCTTTGCCGAGGACTGCAAGGGGATCAACACATTCAACTACCTCCTGCCGGGATTTCAAGTCCAACCAGTGGACTATTATCTGCGTCCCTTTCTGGTGGCCATTGAGTCAAAGTTTCCGGTGACCAAAAACTTTGGTTTTCCCTTCTGTGTGGGTCGCCGTTTGAGCTTCGATTATGTGTGGGACTTTGGCAGGCAGTTTGCCGAACGATTCGTAAAGAATCGCAACATATTTGGCTTCCTGTGGAGCAACAGCTTCACCCACGACTACTACACAGCGACCACCGCCTTGGAGCAGCTCTTTCTAAAGCATTTGCATTCGTTCGAGGCTACGGGACTGTTTGAGCGTTCAATTGTGATCCTAATGAGTGATCATGGCCATCGCTATAACACGCTGAGGCAGGCTGCGTCCGGATACTACGAGGAACGATTGCCCATGATGTTTATCTATGTGCCGCCCTGGTTCCGCCAGCAGTATCCCCATTTGGTGGATAATCTGAGGAAGAATCGCAATCGTTTGTCCTCCAGCTACGATTTACACATGACtctgcagcatctgctgcaACTGGAGAGCACTTCCCTAGCGGATTTCGCCATGAAACACAGATCGGTAGCGTGTCCAAGCTGTCAATCGCTGCTCTTCGAATTACCCTTCAATCGGTcctgccagcaggcaggcattgATGAGaaatggtgctgctgccatgccacCAAGACGCTCAAGAAAAACGGATTTGTACGGACCCTTGCCTTGGCCGTGGTCCGGCGAATGAACGACCATCTGGTGATGCGAAATTTCAGTCACATATGCCACAACTTTACCCTAACGCATGTGCACAAAATAGTACGCAGGCTGGAACAACCTGCAGATGACAACAGCTTGGAAGAGGACGAGACTGTCTACATCTTGCAGTTCTGGACATTCCCCAATCAGCCGCGCTTTGAGTCCACAGTTCGATGGAACCATCGCAAACATAAACTCCACATGGATGTGGAAGACCTGAGCAGGTTGAGTTCCTATAACGAAGATTCCAATTGCATAAATGACAAGATTGCCAAGAAATATTGCATATGCAAGGATAGCATAAGAACGATAATAAGGACTCTCAAAGGaacaacaaagccaacaacaccaaGGAAAATAGTGAACAAAGATATGGATATTTTTCTAGgctaa
- the LOC117902636 gene encoding 6-pyruvoyl tetrahydrobiopterin synthase, with product MSQQPVAFLTRRETFSACHRLHSPHLSDAENLEVFGKCNNLNGHGHNYTVEISVRGPIDQRTGMVLNITELKDAIEEVIMKNLDHKNLDKDVEYFAKTPSTTENLAVYIWNNIRLQLKKPELLYEVKIHETPKNIISYRGPYALNGIYNPINKRIAHDSCTNISSDSD from the exons ATGTCTCAACAACCTGTTGCTTTCCTGACCCGCCGCGAAACCTTTAGCGCCTGCCATCGCCTGCATAG CCCCCATTTAAGTGATGCCGAGAATCTGGAAGTGTTTGGCAAATGCAATAATTTAAACGGCCATGGCCACAACTACACAG TGGAAATCTCAGTTCGTGGACCCATTGATCAACGCACTGGCATGGTCCTAAACATAACCGAACTGAAGGATGCCATTGAGGAGGTCATCATGAAGAATCTAGATCACAAGAATCTCGACAAAGATGTGGAATACTTTGCCAAGACA CCCAGCACCACTGAGAATCTGGCCGTTTACATTTGGAACAACATTCGGTTGCAGCTAAAGAAACCCGAACTGCTGTACGAGGTGAAGATCCATGAGACGCCAAAGAATATAATTAGTTATCGCGGCCCCTATGCACTCAATGGCATTTACAATCCGATAAACAAACGCATTGCCCATGATTCCTGTACCAATATATCATCCGATTCGGATTAA
- the LOC117902614 gene encoding kinesin-like protein KIF14, whose protein sequence is MSNKSTPVRQRIQQFQTRGSAGMVQKSTPASDASGGLRKRVLTKTPRQSSEERALLNTAFSNAVKSPLQPKLKPTALNACYTPSSLYRPTPGRMKTPSGKCSSSKPKDTMMNSFHSVSEESNMIVAVRVRPLNALECTRGQVTNVVQVHGTSNELTVQAGSSADASAGVTHFFSYDQVYYSCDPEKKNYAGQAKVFEGTAGPLIETAFEGYNACLFAYGQTGSGKSYSMMGIEALDDAALDGGPPHDEAGIIPRFCHELFRRIEAVKAEQQLQVEVEVSYFEIYNEKIHDLLSVQHAAASSVDSTPVQQQRPALKVREHPIFGPYVVDLSAHSVDSYSALRNWLAVGNSQRATASTAMNDKSSRSHSIFNIVLNLTDLSSDDGLSSDTDSENVPSLRQTRRSKISLVDLAGSERISVSGSNGERIREGVSINKSLLTLGKVIAALADGRKAGGVHNGPSTPSTFVPYRESVLTWLLRENLGGNSKTVMLATISPASLHADETLATLRYACKARSIVNRVKVNESPHDKIIRDLRAEVDRLKSLRNEYERQRRLSGNNSNPAPRKIIIETSVDESEVEGLRQQLAERERELSRAQKSWMEKLRDAEDQRKSELRLLRRKGLALELTADQKQACLVNLTADPILSGTLFYLLPPGLVRIGRGRLPGSANSQPDIVLDGPLVALQHCSIEHERSGKLYVIPGSEDFETYVNGELVAERRQLFHGDRLVIGGSHYFRISNPFCSHRAKAEQLVDFQLAHQEILQKQEQQLRSELEAEKLAALTRIEQERAQHARDFEERLQCLELEQFKYQCNSEMLETERQVLAQAQKEQQTPLKETGAVSTPAQKSTLLEDIQRIMLNPSEESLHKTQLMVKEATQRCRQLGVQLEFRQTQAPDEFGLLRTVILLLDKQRGLKAEWPIARLGVWLDLLRDDQTLNARTIFQSVEVDWEPLDADLNETLSDAHNSSRIALNLSAMLKQPLKRLLNVSTSSNTPRQTSTPSGKTPVSPSPRSKLVQYTKRLLTYDPEETTTEGSQFQTLVQQELQLMQGSALRLKRYCEHALHERENQQDNGVLAVSLQEALTRLDSVLHGMRSSLAQCEAAAGASSPTKTPKAVRFLID, encoded by the exons ATGAGCAACAAGAGCACGCCAGTGCGGCAGCGCATCCAGCAATTCCAAACACGCGGTAGCGCCGGCATGGTCCAGAAATCGACGCCGGCGTCAGATGCCAGCGGAGGACTGCGGAAAAGAGTCTTAACAAAGACGCCACGGCAGAGCAGCGAGGAGCGGGCACTCCTGAATACAGCGTTCAGCAATGCCGTGAAATCACCGCTGCAGCCTAAGCTAAAACCCACAGCCTTGAATGCTTGCTATACGCCATCCTCTCTTTATAGACCCACGCCCGGGAGGATGAAAACGCCGAGTGGAAAGTGCAGCTCGAGCAAGCCCAAGGACACAATGATGAACTCCTTTCACAGCGTATCCGAGGAGAGCAACATGATTGTGGCCGTTCGTGTGCGCCCGCTGAATGCCCTGGAATGCACCCGCGGTCAGGTCACCAATGTGGTGCAGGTCCACGGCACCAGCAACGAGCTCACCgttcaggcaggcagcagtgcCGATGCCTCTGCCGGTGTGACGCACTTCTTTAGCTACGATCAAGTGTACTACTCCTGCGATCCCGAGAAGAAGAACTATGCTGGCCAGGCGAAAGTCTTTGAGGGAACAGCCGGGCCGCTGATAGAGACAGCCTTTGAGGGCTACAATGCCTGTCTGTTTGCCTACGGACAGACAGGCTCGGGCAAGTCCTACAGCATGATGGGCATAGAGGCTCTCGATGATGCCGCCTTGGATGGCGGACCACCACATGACGAGGCTGGGATTATTCCCCGCTTCTGCCACGAACTATTTCGTCGAATAGAGGCCGTcaaggcagagcagcagctccaggtgGAGGTGGAAGTCAGCTATTTTGAGATCTACAACGAGAAGATTCACGATCTGTTGAGCGTGCAGCATGCGGCAGCTTCTTCGGTGGACTCGACGCccgtgcaacagcagcgaccgGCTCTAAAGGTGCGAGAGCATCCCATTTTCGGGCCCTATGTGGTGGATCTGAGCGCCCACTCGGTGGACTCGTATTCGGCTCTCCGCAATTGGCTGGCGGTGGGCAATTCGCAGCGTGCCACCGCCTCCACGGCCATGAACGACAAGAGCTCGCGCTCCCACTCCATCTTCAACATTGTGCTGAACCTCACCGATCTCTCCAGCGATGATGGCCTGTCCTCGGACACGGACTCGGAGAACGTGCCCTCGCTGCGACAGACGCGCAGGAGCAAGATCAGTCTCGTGGATCTGGCTGGCAGCGAGCGCATCAGTGTCTCCGGCTCGAATGGTGAGCGCATACGCGAGGGTGTCAGCATCAACAAGAGCCTCCTGACGCTGGGCAAAGTGATTGCTGCCCTGGCAGATGGACGGAAGGCGGGCGGCGTCCACAATGGTCCCTCCACGCCCAGCACCTTTGTGCCCTATCGAGAGAGCGTGCTCACCTGGCTACTGAGG GAAAATCTTGGCGGCAATTCAAAGACCGTTATGCTGGCTACCATCTCACCCGCCAGCCTGCATGCAGACGAAACTCTGGCCACCCTGCGCTACGCCTGCAAGGCGCGCTCCATCGTCAACCGAGTTAAGGTCAACGAGTCCCCGCACGACAAGATTATCAGGGATCTGCGCGCCGAAGTGGATCGCCTGAAGTCGCTGAGGAACGAGTACGAACGACAGCGACGATTGTcgggcaacaacagcaatccaGCGCCCCGCAAGATCATCATAGAGACCTCTGTGGATGAGTCGGAGGTGGAGGGGCTGCGCCAGCAGTTGGCCGAACGCGAGCGGGAGCTGAGTCGTGCCCAGAAATCGTGGATGGAGAAGCTGCGCGATGCCGAGGATCAACGCAAGTCCGAGCTGCGATTGCTCAGACGCAAAGGACTGGCCCTGGAGCTGACGGCGGACCAGAAGCAGGCGTGCCTGGTCAATCTGACCGCAGATCCCATTCTGAGCGGCACGCTGTTCTATCTGTTGCCCCCTGGTCTGGTGCGCATAGGACGCGGCCGTCTGCCGGGGTCGGCCAACTCCCAGCCAGACATTGTTCTGGATGGTCCTCTGGTGGCGCTGCAGCATTGCAGCATCGAGCATGAGCGCAGCGGCAAACTGTATGTAATTCCGGGCAGCGAGGACTTTGAGACCTATGTGAATGGAGAACTGGTGGCCGAGAGACGACAGCTGTTCCACGGCGATCGATTGGTGATCGGTGGCTCCCACTACTTCCGCATATCCAATCCGTTTTGCTCGCACAGAGCCAAGGCCGAGCAGCTGGTGGACTTTCAGCTGGCTCACCAGGAGATCctgcagaagcaggagcagcagctacgCTCCGAGCTGGAGGCCGAGAAGCTTGCTGCTCTGACGCGCATCGAGCAGGAGCGTGCCCAGCATGCCAGAGACTTTGAGGAGCGGCTGCAGTGCCTCGAACTGGAGCAGTTCAAGTATCAGTGCAACAGCGAGATGCTGGAGACGGAGCGTCAGGTTTTGGCCCAAGcccaaaaggagcagcagacgccGCTCAAAGAGACGGGGGCTGTGTCCACGCCAGCCCAGAAGTCCACCCTGCTGGAGGACATACAACGCATCATGCTGAACCCCAGCGAGGAGAGCCTACACAAGACCCAACTGATGGTGAAGGAAGCCACCCAACGCTGTCGCCAGCTGGGCGTGCAGCTGGAGTTTCGGCAAACCCAAGCGCCCGACGAATTCGGACTGCTGCGAACGGTGAtactgctgctggacaagcAGCGTGGCCTTAAGGCCGAGTGGCCCATTGCCCGACTGGGCGTCTGGCTGGATTTGCTTCGGGATGATCAGACGCTGAATGCACGCACGATCTTTCAGAGCGTCGAGGTGGACTGGGAGCCCTTGGATGCCGATCTGAATGAGACTCTGAGCGATGCGCACAATTCTAGTCGAATTGCCTTGAACCTGAGTGCCATGCTGAAGCAGCCGCTGAAGAGGCTGCTCAACGTCTCCACGAGTAGCAACACACCCAGACAGACATCCACACCCTCTGGCAAGACCCCTGTCAGTCCCTCGCCACGCAGCAAATTGGTACAATATACGAAGCGTCTGTTAACCTACGACCCCGAGGAGACGACCACCGAGGGCAGCCAATTCCAAACGCTCGTGCAGCAGGAGCTCCAGTTGATGCAGGGATCGGCCCTGCGGCTGAAGCGTTACTGCGAGCACGCTCTGCATGAGCGCGAAAACCAGCAGGACAATGGAGTCCTAGCTGTGAGCCTACAGGAGGCTCTGACACGACTGGACAGTGTGCTGCACGGCATGCGCAGCTCACTGGCACAATGCGAGGCTGCAGCCGGTGCCAGCTCACCGACAAAGACACCGAAGGCCGTGCGCTTTCTTATCGATTGA
- the LOC117902618 gene encoding uncharacterized protein LOC117902618 isoform X2 — MMKRLLNKLKTSSAGNSKAHKDGKRLGMKGTCKCEPTACKCGKKRQQQQQQQLKLLLSQLRRRDNLSSVILF, encoded by the exons atgatGAAACGTTTGCTGAATAAACTGAAAACTTCTTCAGCAGGAAACTCAAAAG CTCATAAGGATGGCAAGAGATTGGGCATGAAAGGCACTTGCAAGTGCGAGCCAACGGCCTGCAAATGTGGCAagaagcgacagcagcagcagcagcaacaactgaaaTTATTGTTGTCCCAACTCCGAAGACGCGATAACTTATCAAGTGTTATATTATTTTAG
- the LOC117902618 gene encoding uncharacterized protein LOC117902618 isoform X3 — translation MDVWGFCVSDSTMSYGGSMRSGYYRDYEQFPYGTLESSSTASSYAVKDSYSRVQAHKDGKRLGMKGTCKCEPTACKCGKKRQQQQQQQLKLLLSQLRRRDNLSSVILF, via the exons ATGGATGTTTGGGGCTTTTGTGTCAGCGATTCGACCATGTCGTATGGCGGGTCCATGCGCAGCGGCTATTACCGCGATTACGAGCAGTTCCCGTATGGCACACTGGAGTCGTCCAGCACAGCATCCTCCTATGCCGTCAAGGATTCCTACAGTCGCGTCCAAG CTCATAAGGATGGCAAGAGATTGGGCATGAAAGGCACTTGCAAGTGCGAGCCAACGGCCTGCAAATGTGGCAagaagcgacagcagcagcagcagcaacaactgaaaTTATTGTTGTCCCAACTCCGAAGACGCGATAACTTATCAAGTGTTATATTATTTTAG
- the LOC117902618 gene encoding uncharacterized protein LOC117902618 isoform X1: MDVWGFCVSDSTMSYGGSMRSGYYRDYEQFPYGTLESSSTASSYAVKDSYSRVQEKFKQTKSEKQLRKDCPFCKEHKKRPLINYMRKRQQRKHHDSICEDEEEMHEHEHEHEDEGVQQQTPVLASVLPTQQSCKV; the protein is encoded by the exons ATGGATGTTTGGGGCTTTTGTGTCAGCGATTCGACCATGTCGTATGGCGGGTCCATGCGCAGCGGCTATTACCGCGATTACGAGCAGTTCCCGTATGGCACACTGGAGTCGTCCAGCACAGCATCCTCCTATGCCGTCAAGGATTCCTACAGTCGCGTCCAAG AGAAattcaagcaaacaaaatcggAGAAACAACTGCGCAAGGACTGCCCGTTCTGCAAGGAGCACAAGAAGCGGCCACTCATCAATTACATGCGTAAGCGGCAGCAGAGAAAGCACCATGACAGCATCtgtgaggatgaggaggagatGCATGAGCatgagcacgagcacgaggaTGAGggggtgcagcagcagaccccaGTGCTGGCGTCAGTCCTGCCCACGCAGCAGAGCTGCAAGGTGTGA
- the LOC117902617 gene encoding PI-PLC X domain-containing protein 2 isoform X1, whose amino-acid sequence MSKEHWMRDLPPELRDMSIINLAIPGSHNSMTYGINGSSQLAPDAEPAIRRWYRFFPCFVRRWSKTQASSIVEQLHLGVRYFDLRIAQKEEKLYYCHALFAMEIFEPLMELRQFLDSHPEELVVLDLQHFYDLTPNHHQQLHKELIQFFGHRLYSTVDGSLLDCTLNRCLEMQRQVVIIYRRCPIPLPLRFWPSFAWPTPWPNKASVKKLQSFLEDSLLSRQPQQGYVSQCLITPTGRYIAFRVFFSLKRTARRVDKKLYPWITEQTPGPFEPKQQPRVNVFLGDFVELKDGQFCNWVMDLNSKLEPQQEEEAI is encoded by the exons ATGTCCAAGGAGCATTGGATGCGCGATTTGCCGCCTGAGCTGCGGGACATGTCAATCATTAATTTGGCCATTCCAG GTTCACACAATTCCATGACCTACGGCATCAATGGGAGCTCCCAACTGGCGCCAGATGCCGAGCCAGCCATCCGACGCTGGTATCGCTTTTTCCCCTGCTTTGTGCGTCGCTGGAGTAAGACACAAGCCTCCAGCATCGTGGAGCAACTGCATCTGGGTGTGCGCTACTTTGATTTGAGGAtagcacaaaaagaagagaagctCTACTACTGCCATGCCCTGTTTGCCATGGAGATCTTCGAGCCACTGATGGAGCTGCGTCAATTCTTGGACAGCCATCCGGAGGAGTTGGTAGTGCTGGATCTGCAGCACTTCTATGATCTGACGCCGAaccaccatcagcagctgcacaaGGAGTTGATACAGTTCTTCGGCCATCGCCTGTACTCCACTGTGGATGGCTCCCTGCTCGATTGCACACTGAATCGCTGCCTGGAAATGCAACGCCAGGTGGTGATCATATACCGAAGATGTCCCATTCCGTTGCCGCTGCGCTTCTGGCCGAGTTTTGCCTGGCCCACTCCGTGGCCCAACAAGGCGAGTGTCAAGAAGTTGCAGTCGTTCCTCGAGgactctttgctctctcgccaGCCGCAGCAGGGCTATGTGTCCCAGTGCCTCATCACACCGACTGGCCGGTACATAGCCTTTCGCGTATTCTTCTCCCTGAAGCGCACAGCCAGGCGGGTGGACAAGAAGCTATATCCTTGGATAACAGAACAGACGCCTGGCCCCTTTgagccgaagcagcagccgcgtgTCAATGTATTTCTGGGTGATTTTGTAGAGCTGAAGGACGGGCAATTTTGCAATTGGGTGATGGATTTGAATAGCAAACTGGAgccgcagcaggaggaggaagccaTTTGA
- the LOC117902617 gene encoding PI-PLC X domain-containing protein 2 isoform X2 has translation MTYGINGSSQLAPDAEPAIRRWYRFFPCFVRRWSKTQASSIVEQLHLGVRYFDLRIAQKEEKLYYCHALFAMEIFEPLMELRQFLDSHPEELVVLDLQHFYDLTPNHHQQLHKELIQFFGHRLYSTVDGSLLDCTLNRCLEMQRQVVIIYRRCPIPLPLRFWPSFAWPTPWPNKASVKKLQSFLEDSLLSRQPQQGYVSQCLITPTGRYIAFRVFFSLKRTARRVDKKLYPWITEQTPGPFEPKQQPRVNVFLGDFVELKDGQFCNWVMDLNSKLEPQQEEEAI, from the coding sequence ATGACCTACGGCATCAATGGGAGCTCCCAACTGGCGCCAGATGCCGAGCCAGCCATCCGACGCTGGTATCGCTTTTTCCCCTGCTTTGTGCGTCGCTGGAGTAAGACACAAGCCTCCAGCATCGTGGAGCAACTGCATCTGGGTGTGCGCTACTTTGATTTGAGGAtagcacaaaaagaagagaagctCTACTACTGCCATGCCCTGTTTGCCATGGAGATCTTCGAGCCACTGATGGAGCTGCGTCAATTCTTGGACAGCCATCCGGAGGAGTTGGTAGTGCTGGATCTGCAGCACTTCTATGATCTGACGCCGAaccaccatcagcagctgcacaaGGAGTTGATACAGTTCTTCGGCCATCGCCTGTACTCCACTGTGGATGGCTCCCTGCTCGATTGCACACTGAATCGCTGCCTGGAAATGCAACGCCAGGTGGTGATCATATACCGAAGATGTCCCATTCCGTTGCCGCTGCGCTTCTGGCCGAGTTTTGCCTGGCCCACTCCGTGGCCCAACAAGGCGAGTGTCAAGAAGTTGCAGTCGTTCCTCGAGgactctttgctctctcgccaGCCGCAGCAGGGCTATGTGTCCCAGTGCCTCATCACACCGACTGGCCGGTACATAGCCTTTCGCGTATTCTTCTCCCTGAAGCGCACAGCCAGGCGGGTGGACAAGAAGCTATATCCTTGGATAACAGAACAGACGCCTGGCCCCTTTgagccgaagcagcagccgcgtgTCAATGTATTTCTGGGTGATTTTGTAGAGCTGAAGGACGGGCAATTTTGCAATTGGGTGATGGATTTGAATAGCAAACTGGAgccgcagcaggaggaggaagccaTTTGA
- the LOC117902616 gene encoding protein nessun dorma, whose amino-acid sequence MDVYTFEKSYLERLKEAEAVLSWDGAVMPASQVRNEWKSFVELKIEPAGWQAIWKIPRVICEDLKLRYPTIVYGYVDQVIFDELKAVFVVTAVQDSDVHLPESNEVSLVELWPTIKQENDALNVDTTAECIDRLRFFYSHVWMPWDKDYDDDRDWVQMHLQARIQLACDLSKNKLSRPLALHMRTLLMEAMYIQQRLEYLELDLSDAEAESDDEAVELNDNAAEPARKQTKTGSADASLNVSTLPVTDLMCLHLRMAIIRSEFEILENPEMRRAYSELQSNSPQRHLLQRRAGRPSELPLTERAPICHVVTVPSTLQEQMVLLSLAQEQVKPDTQVQLANTLQDVLSICRSDDDILLSPGEHTIKFLENLNNQGSLQGLVKSEAILVAQPQLPTLPVVCSSDEGSTLLVIDGDYTLAHLVLDCRQVRRGILLRNGTLTMRGCRLIGDGNSSTQEGIVCMPNASVEMHDCIIEDFAVGISMRPQSSAELGNVQVKNCNTGVELLDTTVALNLQGSKCSFDSCKIGIMADNLTLPAKEDKVMILKQYSALKRYNDSNWLGNCNFIDCTRNVRVFNESDQLLAQRSQQHLLGEELESENKENIETA is encoded by the exons ATGGACGTATACACATTTGAAAAATCATATTTGGAGCGTCTCAAGGAGGCTGAAGCGGTGCTGTCCTGGGATGGGGCCGTCATGCCCGCCAGCCAAGTGCGCAACGAGTGGAAATCCTTTGTCGAGCTGAAGATTGAGCCAGCAG gttGGCAGGCGATCTGGAAAATACCTCGCGTCATCTGTGAGGATCTCAAATTACGTTATCCCACCATAGTCTATGGCTATGTGGACCAGGTGATATTCGACGAACTGAAGGCTGTGTTTGTGGTCACCGCCGTGCAGGACAGCGATGTCCATCTGCCGGAGAGCAATGAGGTGTCCCTGGTGGAGCTGTGGCCCACCATCAAGCAGGAGAACGATGCCCTGAATGTGGACACCACAGCGGAGTGCATCGATCGGCTGCGCTTCTTTTACTCGCACGTCTGGATGCCGTGGGACAAGGACTACGACGACGATCGCGATTGGGTGCAGATGCACCTGCAGGCGCGCATTCAACTAGCCTGTGATCTGAGCAAGAACAAGCTATCGCGCCCACTGGCGCTGCACATGCGCACGCTCCTCATGGAGGCCATGTACATACAGCAGCGGCTGGAGTACCTCGAACTAGATCTGAGCGATGCCGAGGCGGAGAGCGATGACGAGGCTGTCGAGCTGAATGACAATGCCGCCGAACCGGCCAGGAAACAGACAAAGACGGGCAGTGCCGACGCGAGCTTGAATGTCTCCACATTGCCCGTGACGGATCTGATGTGCCTGCACCTGCGCATGGCCATTATTCGCAGTGAATTTGAGATACTGGAGAATCCCGAAATGAGGCGTGCCTACAGTGAGCTGCAGTCCAACTCCCCGCAGCGTCATCTGCTGCAACGCAGAGCTGGGAGACCATCGGAGCTGCCGCTGACTGAGCGCGCGCCCATTTGCCATGTGGTCACTGTGCCGAGCACACTGCAGGAGCAGATGGTCTTGCTGTCGCTAGCCCAGGAGCAGGTGAAGCCGGACACGCAGGTTCAACTGGCCAACACCTTGCAGGATGTGCTCAGCATCTGCCGGAGCGACGATGACATTCTGCTCTCCCCCGGCGAGCACACAATCAAATTCCTCGAGAACCTCAACAACCAGGGCAGCCTCCAGGGGCTGGTTAAGTCCGAGGCCATACTGGTGGCGCAGCCACAGCTCCCCACGTTGCCCGTGGTCTGCTCCAGCGACGAGGGCAGCACGCTGCTGGTCATCGATGGGGACTACACGCTCGCGCACCTCGTGCTCGATTGTCGTCAAGTCCGCCGCGGCATTCTGCTGCGCAATGGAACGCTGACCATGCGCGGCTGTCGTCTGATCGGTGACGGCAACTCCAGCACCCAAGAAGGCATTGTGTGCATGCCAAATGCCAGCGTAGAGATGCACGACTGCATCATTGAGGACTTTGCCGTGGGCATTTCGATGCGTCCGCAGTCCAGTGCCGAGTTGGGCAATGTCCAAGTGAAAAACTGCAATACAggagtggagctgctggatACGACAGTGGCGCTGAATCTACAAGGTAGCAAGTGCAGCTTTGACAGCTGCAAAATAGGAATAATGGCCGATAATCTGACGTTGCCCGCCAAAGAGGATAAAGTGATGATCCTGAAGCAATACAGCGCACTTAAGCG CTACAACGACAGCAATTGGCTGGGTAACTGCAATTTCATTGATTGCACGCGAAATGTGCGAGTTTTCAATGAATCTGATCAGCTGCTGGCTCAGCGTTCGCAGCAACATCTACTTGgggaggagctggagagcgAAAATAAGGAAAACATTGAAACGGCCTAA